A single genomic interval of Candidatus Uhrbacteria bacterium harbors:
- a CDS encoding helix-turn-helix transcriptional regulator, with protein MNIGENIKLIRRTKGMTQEQLANALGYTKSFLSLVESGDRTLSSEDIARIAVALGVSVEDMQSRVVVQFRSDSISSSDQKKVEEDFIKFARNLKNSRN; from the coding sequence ATGAATATCGGCGAAAATATCAAACTCATTCGTCGTACAAAGGGCATGACACAGGAGCAGTTAGCCAATGCCTTGGGGTATACGAAGTCTTTCCTTTCACTTGTTGAAAGTGGGGACCGGACACTCTCTTCAGAAGATATTGCACGCATTGCCGTTGCGCTTGGTGTTAGTGTTGAAGATATGCAATCACGGGTTGTTGTTCAGTTTCGCTCGGATTCTATTTCTTCGTCAGACCAGAAAAAAGTCGAAGAGGATTTTATAAAGTTTGCTCGAAATCTCAAAAACAGCCGTAACTAA
- a CDS encoding GIY-YIG nuclease family protein, translated as MFFVYLIQSESDQRYYIGQTQDLTARLEEHNNGEVPSTCNRVPFRLIGYETYKTRSKARWREYSLKKSAHRRKQFIEHVSKNIPG; from the coding sequence ATGTTCTTTGTCTATCTGATACAAAGTGAAAGCGACCAAAGGTATTACATTGGGCAGACGCAAGATCTCACTGCCCGACTAGAGGAGCATAATAACGGAGAAGTCCCCTCGACATGTAATAGAGTCCCCTTTCGCTTGATCGGATACGAGACCTACAAGACACGATCAAAAGCGCGCTGGCGTGAATACTCGTTGAAAAAGAGTGCTCACAGACGGAAGCAATTCATCGAACATGTAAGTAAAAATATTCCGGGGTAG
- a CDS encoding GreA/GreB family elongation factor, protein MRVPTRRGEKLRQALKMEDDYVTPKEIERMRKIILRLKKTDRPAAVAETQRLAEMGDFSENVGYQMAKAKLRGINERLLMLEEKLKRAIPIASGPDENGCVRIGSKVTLEENRKKWIYEILGSQETAPERGRISHLSPLGQALLGKRAGESVVLQIRGSKTVYTITAVA, encoded by the coding sequence ATGCGCGTACCTACAAGACGAGGGGAAAAGCTTCGACAAGCTTTGAAAATGGAGGATGATTACGTAACACCAAAGGAGATCGAGCGGATGAGAAAGATCATCCTCCGCCTCAAAAAGACAGACCGGCCAGCGGCAGTTGCGGAAACACAGCGGTTGGCAGAGATGGGCGACTTTTCGGAAAACGTCGGCTACCAGATGGCTAAGGCGAAACTGCGTGGCATCAACGAGCGCCTGTTGATGCTCGAGGAGAAGTTGAAGCGCGCTATCCCAATCGCATCGGGGCCAGACGAGAACGGCTGTGTGCGGATCGGATCCAAAGTCACGCTCGAAGAGAATCGAAAGAAATGGATCTACGAAATTCTCGGTTCGCAGGAAACTGCCCCCGAACGCGGCCGGATTTCCCATCTCTCCCCTCTTGGCCAAGCTCTTCTCGGCAAGCGCGCCGGCGAGAGTGTCGTACTTCAGATAAGAGGGTCGAAGACGGTGTACACTATTACGGCTGTAGCATGA
- a CDS encoding site-specific DNA-methyltransferase: MTHEPQNPALQSPDHRLERLEAIKRLYPDLFTDEGKLNVEEVHALAHNFDVSLGEKFEFRWPGKMHAKKHAFTPSKARLAPDVERSVDFDKTQNVIIEGENLEVLKLLSKAYYNKVKCIYIDPPYNTGHDSVYSDDYSEGKQAYWEKNGLFRDGVKMDTNTESAGRYHTNWLNMMMPRLLLAQMMLKDEGAVFISIDDNEIHHLRKLMDEIFGEENFVAQLTVLCNPKGRSQDKYFATNHEYVLCYSKTQLPKGYFAIEKDAEQIAAEYSEEDDGGKYRLLELRNTHREFGKHNRPNLHYPFFVDDKSGEISLRKTPEGIAVYPDWDDGFNGCWAWGKEKSENETEFLLAKQVNGQWKIYRKSYASGAEKMLKSILNDKKYFTEKGQAVFNDLFETKAKLFPSPKSLELIKVILKTITKNEDIIVDFFAGSGTTGHAVMDLNQEDGGNRKSVMVQIPEATDEKSEAFKAGYKKISDITIERVKRAGERIHSEKPDVDTGFKVFKLTTSIFPENTYQPDPEKSDEENVEAFQEHLARAKQQLLFDPKNKETDLQYEMLIKQGFTLTMNKEKLDQFADNAVWKVTDGDRSALVCLDADLKESTIKALEGQKDIRFIGLHRAVDTTRKWELTQIFGESLVLF; the protein is encoded by the coding sequence ATGACGCACGAACCACAAAACCCAGCATTACAGAGCCCTGACCACCGCCTCGAGCGCCTTGAGGCAATAAAGCGGCTCTATCCTGATTTGTTTACCGATGAGGGAAAGCTGAATGTAGAGGAGGTACATGCTCTCGCACACAACTTTGACGTTTCCCTTGGCGAAAAGTTTGAGTTCCGCTGGCCGGGCAAGATGCACGCTAAGAAGCATGCCTTCACCCCGAGCAAAGCTCGCCTTGCGCCCGACGTGGAGCGCAGCGTTGATTTTGATAAAACACAAAACGTGATTATTGAGGGGGAGAATCTGGAGGTTCTAAAACTTCTTTCGAAGGCGTACTACAACAAAGTGAAGTGTATCTACATTGACCCTCCCTACAACACGGGTCATGACTCTGTCTATTCAGATGATTACTCCGAGGGCAAGCAGGCATACTGGGAGAAAAACGGCCTCTTCCGTGACGGTGTAAAGATGGACACAAACACCGAGAGCGCCGGCCGCTACCACACCAACTGGCTCAATATGATGATGCCACGTCTCTTGTTGGCGCAGATGATGTTGAAAGATGAAGGAGCCGTGTTTATTTCTATTGACGATAACGAAATACACCACCTTCGAAAACTAATGGATGAGATTTTTGGTGAAGAAAACTTTGTCGCACAGCTAACTGTTCTCTGCAATCCAAAAGGTCGTTCGCAAGATAAATATTTTGCTACAAATCATGAGTACGTATTGTGTTATTCGAAAACACAGCTCCCTAAGGGCTATTTCGCGATTGAGAAAGATGCTGAGCAAATAGCAGCGGAATACTCTGAGGAAGACGACGGTGGAAAATATCGTCTTCTCGAACTCCGTAACACACATAGAGAGTTTGGTAAGCATAATCGTCCGAACCTTCATTATCCATTTTTCGTTGACGATAAGTCGGGAGAGATTAGTTTGAGAAAAACACCGGAAGGCATTGCGGTGTATCCAGATTGGGACGACGGCTTCAACGGGTGTTGGGCTTGGGGAAAAGAAAAAAGCGAGAATGAAACGGAGTTTTTGTTAGCAAAGCAAGTAAATGGCCAATGGAAGATATACCGCAAATCATATGCCAGCGGGGCTGAGAAAATGCTCAAAAGCATCTTGAACGATAAGAAGTATTTTACTGAAAAAGGACAAGCAGTATTCAATGATTTATTTGAGACTAAAGCCAAACTGTTCCCATCGCCAAAATCACTTGAGCTCATCAAAGTCATACTGAAAACCATCACAAAAAATGAGGACATTATCGTTGATTTTTTTGCCGGTTCTGGAACTACAGGACATGCAGTAATGGATCTCAACCAAGAAGACGGTGGAAATAGAAAATCCGTAATGGTTCAGATTCCAGAAGCAACCGACGAAAAAAGCGAGGCATTCAAAGCTGGGTATAAAAAAATATCCGATATCACTATCGAGCGTGTAAAACGCGCGGGTGAACGGATTCATTCTGAGAAGCCTGACGTTGATACTGGATTCAAGGTCTTCAAGCTCACAACAAGCATCTTCCCTGAAAACACATACCAACCGGACCCAGAAAAATCGGATGAAGAGAACGTTGAAGCATTTCAAGAACATCTTGCGCGAGCAAAACAGCAACTACTCTTTGACCCAAAAAACAAAGAGACAGACTTGCAATACGAAATGCTCATCAAGCAGGGCTTCACTCTCACGATGAACAAAGAGAAGCTCGACCAGTTTGCAGACAATGCGGTTTGGAAAGTTACGGACGGAGACCGTTCCGCACTCGTTTGTCTTGATGCAGATTTGAAAGAATCAACCATCAAGGCTCTTGAGGGTCAAAAAGATATTCGTTTCATCGGTCTACACCGTGCCGTTGATACGACTCGCAAATGGGAGCTCACACAGATTTTTGGGGAGTCACTCGTGCTGTTCTAA
- the msrB gene encoding peptide-methionine (R)-S-oxide reductase MsrB has product MINHDWKKKLTPEQYRVLREKGTEAPFTGEFINHHEDGTYACAGCGAPLFSSEKKFDSGSGWPSFTDVIDAGNVKLHVDESLGMSRTEVVCKSCGGHLGHLFSDGPADCGGKRFCINSAALQFKKDNFRTS; this is encoded by the coding sequence ATGATCAACCACGATTGGAAGAAAAAACTGACTCCGGAGCAGTATCGCGTGCTGCGCGAGAAAGGCACCGAAGCTCCGTTTACAGGCGAGTTTATCAATCACCACGAGGACGGGACATACGCATGTGCAGGGTGCGGAGCGCCGCTGTTTTCAAGTGAGAAGAAATTCGATAGCGGCTCCGGCTGGCCGAGTTTTACAGACGTAATCGATGCAGGCAACGTGAAACTTCATGTCGACGAATCGCTTGGCATGTCCCGTACCGAGGTCGTGTGCAAATCTTGTGGCGGGCACCTCGGCCACCTCTTTAGCGACGGCCCCGCCGATTGTGGGGGCAAGCGATTTTGCATCAACTCTGCCGCTCTTCAGTTCAAGAAAGATAACTTCCGAACCTCGTGA
- a CDS encoding HIT family protein has translation MYNHAPEDYKCPICLAIKGIESDDTWIIQDDIFYRDDLVTGFISSKFIKGNEGHPVLVPNEHYENLYDLSEIVGHRIFDVSKRIATALKKIRGADGITIHQSNEPAGDQHAFHYHLHVVPRFNGDHFHEELWKASRSQPEERTAFAKTLRDLL, from the coding sequence ATGTATAACCATGCACCAGAGGATTATAAATGTCCCATCTGTCTTGCAATCAAAGGTATCGAAAGCGACGACACCTGGATTATTCAAGATGACATCTTTTACCGCGATGATCTTGTAACCGGATTTATCAGCTCAAAATTCATCAAAGGCAATGAAGGGCACCCGGTGCTGGTTCCAAACGAGCATTACGAAAACCTCTATGATCTCTCGGAGATTGTCGGACATCGCATTTTCGACGTCTCTAAGCGCATCGCGACGGCGCTCAAGAAAATTCGTGGAGCCGATGGTATAACGATCCATCAAAGCAATGAGCCGGCGGGTGATCAACACGCGTTTCACTATCACCTTCACGTCGTCCCTCGATTCAACGGCGACCACTTCCATGAAGAGCTTTGGAAAGCCTCCCGATCTCAACCAGAGGAGCGAACCGCGTTTGCTAAGACATTACGAGATCTCCTGTGA
- a CDS encoding DEAD/DEAH box helicase family protein, whose translation MLKLHFEANLQYQLDAIASVVQLFVGAPYVRAEDRLFAGVCANDLRIAPEAVRENRDRVAKLNNILDARPIDELDFSVEMETGTGKTYVYLRTIFELNKSYGLSKFIILVPSIAVKEGVLKTLEIAADHFKTIYGVNHRAFAYDSKKPTMIRGYAQSADLQIMVMNVQAFNTDDRIINQERDSNGGEKLIELIRQVQPVIIMDEPQEGMDSPNMVKRLEGLNPLLKLRYSATHKVVKNLVHQLTPFDAYNKRLVKQVEVLSVHEENKESTTNIVVHDVDFTAGKQPHAKIGVMVRLAGGGFKQKTIKVTKDDDLGKKTKNPAYEGWVVDRVWKDMGDEVARIRFTNGTELAQGAGHGQDKEAIFREQIRLTIAQHFKKKEQLAEIGVKVLSLFFIDRVANYVDEEGLIRRLFNECYSEEYKKKYGKLPSDTNAVHGGYFAKTGKGEWTDSVAAMQKNDDVFDLIMRDKERLLSVDEPLEFLFSHSALGVGWDNPNVFNICTLNETESVIQKRQEIGRGLRICVDQTGSRVRDPEKMESGIPVNLLTVIPNQSYAEFVSQYQNELADEYGDKAQEMVLTDARRALTKVKRNKAVFESSDFDRLWEVISRKTKYTVHFDEQTIVNDCVKTLNGLSVPPPRVQATLTRITSMQQNTQNGITFSDDYKGEEIKDIAVASAPKVDLVAELAEETWLSMGAIEEILHGVRDQKKVAQNPVAFLSKASVAMKSIIKHAMVRCVRYEPKSDRYGKDEFKEAFETYQDAIKVSGGVYDHVVYNSSIEKRFAQDIDGENRVRCFIKLPDWYKIPTPVGPYNPDWALVIEKRSIDEGEATTYHFVVETKGFQENQPVLDDEERAKIRCAIAHFKAIGLEEYYMTDAFPPIADEGKRPERKAERLVTA comes from the coding sequence ATGCTAAAGCTCCACTTTGAAGCCAACCTCCAGTACCAGCTTGATGCTATCGCTTCGGTGGTTCAACTGTTTGTTGGAGCGCCCTACGTTCGCGCGGAAGACCGGCTCTTTGCCGGCGTTTGTGCCAATGACCTTCGCATCGCACCAGAAGCTGTGCGAGAGAATCGCGACCGTGTAGCAAAACTCAACAACATTCTCGATGCCCGACCGATTGATGAGCTCGATTTTTCCGTTGAGATGGAAACAGGTACAGGTAAAACATATGTCTACCTGCGCACGATTTTTGAACTCAACAAATCCTACGGCCTTTCGAAGTTTATTATTCTTGTACCCTCAATCGCGGTGAAAGAGGGTGTACTCAAGACCCTTGAGATTGCCGCTGACCATTTCAAAACTATCTACGGCGTCAACCACCGTGCCTTTGCCTACGACAGCAAAAAGCCAACAATGATTCGCGGTTACGCACAGTCTGCCGATTTGCAAATCATGGTCATGAACGTGCAGGCGTTCAATACGGATGACCGTATCATCAACCAGGAACGCGATAGCAATGGCGGCGAAAAACTTATTGAACTCATTCGCCAGGTTCAGCCGGTTATTATCATGGACGAACCACAGGAGGGCATGGACTCCCCCAACATGGTGAAGCGTCTTGAGGGACTCAATCCGCTCCTCAAGTTGCGCTACTCAGCCACGCACAAAGTGGTGAAGAACCTCGTCCACCAGCTGACGCCGTTTGATGCGTACAACAAGCGGCTCGTGAAGCAGGTAGAAGTCCTGTCTGTCCATGAAGAAAACAAAGAGAGCACCACAAACATCGTTGTGCATGATGTTGATTTTACTGCTGGTAAACAGCCACATGCAAAAATCGGCGTTATGGTTCGTTTGGCTGGGGGAGGTTTCAAACAAAAGACCATCAAAGTGACGAAGGATGATGACCTCGGCAAGAAGACCAAAAATCCCGCCTACGAAGGTTGGGTTGTCGACCGCGTCTGGAAGGATATGGGTGATGAGGTAGCCCGCATTCGATTCACCAATGGAACCGAGCTCGCGCAAGGTGCCGGTCACGGGCAAGACAAGGAGGCAATCTTCCGCGAACAAATCCGGCTCACGATTGCTCAACATTTCAAAAAGAAGGAACAGTTGGCAGAGATTGGCGTCAAAGTGTTGTCACTCTTTTTCATTGACCGCGTTGCTAACTACGTTGACGAGGAGGGTTTGATTCGTCGTTTGTTCAACGAATGCTACTCAGAGGAATATAAGAAAAAATACGGTAAACTTCCGAGTGACACGAACGCTGTGCACGGTGGATACTTCGCCAAGACCGGCAAGGGCGAATGGACCGACAGCGTTGCCGCGATGCAAAAGAATGATGACGTTTTCGACCTCATCATGCGCGACAAAGAGAGACTCCTTTCGGTTGATGAACCACTCGAGTTTTTGTTCTCCCACTCCGCACTCGGAGTTGGTTGGGATAACCCGAACGTCTTCAACATATGCACCCTCAACGAAACAGAGAGCGTGATTCAGAAGCGTCAAGAGATTGGACGCGGACTTCGTATTTGCGTAGACCAGACCGGCAGCCGTGTACGCGACCCGGAGAAAATGGAGAGTGGTATTCCGGTTAACTTGCTGACCGTTATTCCCAACCAAAGCTACGCCGAGTTTGTTTCGCAATATCAAAATGAGCTCGCAGATGAATACGGAGATAAGGCGCAAGAGATGGTACTAACAGATGCCCGTCGAGCGCTCACTAAAGTGAAGCGCAACAAAGCCGTCTTTGAGAGTTCAGATTTCGACCGGCTCTGGGAGGTTATTTCTCGCAAAACCAAATACACCGTTCATTTCGATGAACAAACCATCGTGAACGATTGTGTAAAAACCCTCAATGGTCTTTCTGTTCCTCCCCCGCGCGTGCAGGCCACGCTCACGCGCATTACTTCCATGCAACAAAATACTCAAAACGGCATCACGTTTAGCGACGACTACAAAGGCGAAGAGATAAAAGATATCGCTGTTGCCTCTGCTCCGAAAGTCGACCTCGTCGCTGAGCTCGCAGAAGAGACATGGCTCTCCATGGGAGCGATTGAAGAGATTCTTCACGGTGTACGCGACCAAAAGAAAGTAGCTCAAAATCCGGTCGCGTTTCTCTCCAAAGCATCCGTAGCCATGAAGAGTATCATCAAGCACGCCATGGTGCGTTGTGTGCGCTACGAACCAAAGAGCGACCGTTACGGCAAGGATGAGTTCAAAGAGGCATTCGAGACGTACCAGGACGCAATCAAGGTGAGCGGAGGCGTGTACGACCACGTTGTCTACAACAGCTCCATCGAGAAACGCTTCGCGCAAGACATTGATGGAGAGAATCGGGTCCGGTGTTTTATCAAACTCCCAGACTGGTACAAAATCCCAACCCCCGTTGGACCCTACAACCCCGATTGGGCGCTGGTCATAGAAAAGCGGTCGATTGATGAGGGGGAGGCTACCACCTACCACTTCGTCGTTGAGACTAAGGGCTTCCAAGAAAATCAACCGGTTCTCGACGATGAGGAACGAGCCAAAATAAGATGTGCCATAGCTCATTTCAAAGCCATTGGCCTGGAGGAATACTACATGACCGATGCCTTCCCACCGATTGCGGATGAAGGCAAACGCCCAGAACGAAAAGCAGAACGCCTTGTGACCGCCTAA
- a CDS encoding helix-turn-helix domain-containing protein, translating into MATQIPDFYLVSELAEKLRVSEMTIYRYIEAGKLKAHRLGKGYRIPKEEFDKFLDSIETK; encoded by the coding sequence ATGGCAACCCAAATACCAGACTTCTATCTTGTCTCTGAGCTGGCAGAGAAGCTACGAGTCAGCGAAATGACCATTTACCGTTACATCGAGGCCGGAAAGCTCAAGGCACACAGACTCGGCAAGGGTTATCGGATTCCGAAGGAGGAGTTTGATAAGTTCTTGGATTCGATTGAGACGAAATAG
- a CDS encoding ABC-F family ATP-binding cassette domain-containing protein: protein MAQGNTVLRFEDVSFGYKQDELILDEASFSVREDTKITLMGQNGAGKSTIFKLITSELKPTHGNIHVPAGVSIATGKQVMAREHLTETLRVYFAHAFAEVPRNLDKRIADVLEVVNLSAPLEKIVGEFSGGQQARLLLAYALIQEPDILLLDEPTNNLDRDGIDHLTTFLIMYPKTVLVISHDADFLNSFTEGVLHLDVYTGKVEKYDGNYTDVVEEIAVRIERDRAKNAQLLKTIQDRKDKVNFFAHKGGKMRKLASKLKDQVEEAEENMVDVRRDDRTINDFVIPAQPWPEPVAHLRSVKVILDHEAHQVEVDFTFRRGDHVLISGPNGIGKSTLLRTLAEGKDDRATIADGVKAGYYRQDFSGLNFNETAYASLASMMEEPDNETIRRTGAQFLLSGDALATTVGALSEGQKGLLCFARFVLQEPGLLIFDEPTNHINFRHLPVIARALDAYEGCLLVVSHAEEFVRQIRFDQTLDLSTLIKNA from the coding sequence ATGGCACAAGGCAACACGGTTCTGCGGTTCGAAGACGTCTCTTTTGGCTACAAACAAGACGAACTCATTTTGGATGAGGCGAGTTTTTCTGTGCGCGAAGACACCAAGATCACGCTCATGGGACAAAATGGCGCAGGGAAGAGTACGATCTTCAAACTCATTACATCTGAATTGAAGCCGACGCACGGAAACATCCATGTGCCGGCCGGGGTAAGCATTGCCACAGGCAAGCAAGTCATGGCACGCGAGCATCTCACAGAGACGCTTCGCGTATACTTTGCGCATGCTTTTGCGGAGGTGCCGCGTAATTTGGACAAGCGCATTGCGGATGTTCTTGAGGTGGTGAACCTCTCGGCACCGCTTGAGAAGATTGTTGGCGAATTTTCCGGCGGGCAGCAAGCGCGACTGCTTCTTGCCTACGCGTTGATTCAGGAGCCGGACATTCTATTGTTGGATGAACCAACAAATAATCTTGACCGCGACGGCATCGATCATCTGACGACGTTTCTTATCATGTATCCAAAAACAGTTTTGGTTATTTCGCACGACGCGGATTTCTTAAACAGTTTTACCGAAGGCGTGCTGCACCTTGATGTCTACACAGGGAAGGTCGAGAAGTACGATGGAAATTACACAGATGTTGTGGAAGAGATCGCGGTACGCATCGAACGCGATCGGGCAAAAAACGCGCAGCTTCTAAAGACGATTCAAGATCGCAAGGACAAAGTAAACTTTTTTGCGCACAAAGGAGGGAAGATGCGCAAGCTTGCGAGCAAGTTAAAAGATCAAGTCGAAGAAGCGGAAGAAAACATGGTGGATGTGCGGCGTGATGACCGGACCATCAATGACTTTGTGATTCCCGCACAGCCGTGGCCGGAACCCGTGGCGCATCTGCGCTCGGTGAAGGTGATTTTAGACCACGAAGCGCACCAGGTGGAAGTGGATTTCACGTTTCGTCGCGGCGATCACGTGCTGATCTCTGGCCCAAATGGGATAGGGAAAAGCACGCTTTTGCGAACACTTGCCGAAGGGAAGGATGATCGCGCAACGATTGCCGATGGAGTGAAGGCGGGGTATTACCGACAGGATTTCTCTGGGCTCAATTTCAATGAAACGGCGTATGCATCGCTTGCGTCCATGATGGAAGAACCAGACAATGAGACGATACGACGCACAGGCGCGCAGTTTTTATTGAGCGGCGACGCGCTTGCAACGACGGTTGGCGCGCTTTCAGAAGGGCAAAAGGGGCTTCTGTGTTTTGCGCGGTTCGTTCTGCAAGAGCCCGGGCTTCTTATCTTCGATGAGCCGACAAACCACATCAACTTTCGCCACCTGCCCGTGATTGCGCGAGCACTCGATGCCTACGAAGGTTGCCTCCTTGTTGTAAGCCACGCAGAAGAATTCGTCCGTCAAATCCGTTTTGACCAAACCCTCGACCTCTCGACGCTTATAAAAAACGCATGA
- a CDS encoding ImmA/IrrE family metallo-endopeptidase, giving the protein MEGLTEKIRVILEKLAITQPPIDIEKVAAYFGINLVPYDNFPDNVSGMIVRDQNGDNENIYIGFNSKQAKVRQRFTVAHELGHFLSGHDDLKIVEDTFDKDTVKEREANSLAAELLMPKDFLVADMKLGKYDIPSLASRYGVSEQAMSICLLKSGLLSKV; this is encoded by the coding sequence ATGGAGGGCCTGACTGAAAAAATCAGAGTCATTCTTGAAAAACTGGCAATCACACAGCCTCCTATTGATATTGAAAAAGTGGCGGCTTACTTTGGAATCAATCTAGTTCCGTATGATAACTTCCCAGACAATGTTTCTGGCATGATTGTGCGCGACCAAAATGGAGACAACGAAAATATCTATATTGGGTTTAACTCAAAACAAGCTAAGGTGAGACAACGCTTCACCGTAGCCCACGAGCTCGGTCATTTTCTTAGTGGTCATGACGACCTAAAAATCGTTGAAGATACCTTTGATAAGGATACGGTAAAAGAAAGAGAGGCAAACAGCCTGGCCGCCGAGTTATTGATGCCCAAAGATTTTCTTGTTGCTGACATGAAGCTCGGGAAATACGATATTCCGTCCTTGGCTAGCCGATACGGGGTGAGTGAGCAAGCTATGTCGATTTGTCTACTTAAATCCGGGCTCCTCTCCAAAGTTTAG
- the msrA gene encoding peptide-methionine (S)-S-oxide reductase MsrA: MATKQATFAGGCFWGMEELFRKLPGVVGTEVGYTGGANPNPTYENHPGHAEALQVTYDPSQIIYRQLLDFFFRIHDPTTRNRQGNDVGASYRSAIFYANEDEKQEAEAFIDIVNASGRWSSSVVTTLEPLTAFYPAESFHQDYLQRNPDGYTCHVTRFGSYLS; encoded by the coding sequence ATGGCAACGAAGCAAGCGACTTTTGCCGGTGGATGTTTTTGGGGGATGGAAGAGCTGTTCCGGAAACTTCCGGGTGTTGTCGGAACGGAAGTGGGGTACACAGGAGGGGCAAATCCGAATCCAACATACGAAAATCATCCCGGACACGCCGAGGCGCTCCAAGTAACCTACGACCCATCGCAGATCATCTATCGGCAACTACTGGATTTCTTTTTCCGCATTCACGATCCAACCACGCGTAATCGACAGGGAAATGACGTCGGCGCTTCGTACCGCTCGGCGATCTTCTATGCGAATGAAGATGAGAAGCAAGAAGCTGAAGCGTTTATAGACATCGTAAATGCATCTGGGCGCTGGAGCAGTTCCGTTGTCACTACGCTTGAACCTCTTACCGCCTTTTATCCTGCCGAAAGCTTCCATCAAGACTATCTCCAAAGAAATCCCGACGGCTATACTTGTCACGTCACGAGGTTCGGAAGTTATCTTTCTTGA
- a CDS encoding alpha/beta hydrolase produces the protein MATKSKIQVLLVHGGMTFKNEKDYLHYLKTKKVTTKKKISWTGDYLEKSLGKRFEIISPRMPLQDFAKYRDWKIFFERYLSLIKNKYILIGSSLGGVFLAKYLSENKLRKKALSVYLVCPPFDNTLPDEDLVGGFTLGSDLSLIEKNCKNLHLLFSKDDDVVPASHADKYKQKLKNAHVVIYKSKGGHFNIIKFPEIVKMIFADIKRN, from the coding sequence ATGGCTACAAAAAGTAAGATCCAAGTGCTATTAGTTCATGGCGGAATGACCTTCAAAAATGAGAAGGACTATTTACATTACCTAAAAACCAAAAAAGTAACGACAAAGAAAAAGATTTCTTGGACGGGAGATTATTTAGAAAAAAGTTTAGGTAAAAGGTTTGAGATAATTTCGCCACGAATGCCTTTGCAGGATTTTGCGAAGTACAGAGATTGGAAGATATTTTTTGAGAGATATTTATCTCTTATCAAAAATAAATATATTTTGATCGGTTCGTCTTTGGGTGGAGTTTTCCTTGCAAAATATCTTTCTGAAAATAAACTTCGCAAAAAGGCCTTGTCGGTATATTTGGTTTGTCCGCCTTTCGACAATACATTGCCAGACGAAGATTTGGTCGGTGGCTTCACGCTTGGTAGTGATTTGTCGTTGATTGAGAAGAACTGCAAAAATCTTCATTTACTATTTTCAAAAGACGACGATGTTGTGCCCGCCTCTCATGCCGATAAATACAAGCAGAAATTGAAAAACGCCCATGTTGTGATTTACAAGAGCAAGGGCGGGCATTTCAACATCATCAAATTTCCTGAAATAGTTAAGATGATTTTTGCAGATATTAAAAGAAATTAG
- a CDS encoding DUF2892 domain-containing protein has product MKYPINLSAFDRAVRALLALSFLAAAVWLFDRTIAQVLSALVGVGALLEAALGRCPLAHRLGVSSARDRMRPEQIRLVTLAGIQIVLAYEWLVGGIGKLKEGAFVAGMPETLQRFAINNPSTWYRNFLEGWAVENATLLGNLVVWGEILAGTGLVVSAVVYIYAKRASWKTAAIVLAVVSLLVGACMNKNFYFAAGWLSPSTHGLNVIMFWVELLLAYNWIMEWRSARQKS; this is encoded by the coding sequence ATGAAATACCCCATCAATCTTTCGGCGTTTGACCGCGCCGTGCGCGCACTCCTCGCCCTCTCTTTCCTCGCTGCTGCTGTATGGCTTTTCGACCGTACGATCGCCCAAGTTCTTTCCGCCCTCGTCGGCGTCGGTGCGCTGCTTGAGGCCGCTCTCGGTCGTTGCCCGTTGGCGCACAGGCTCGGCGTATCTTCCGCGCGCGATCGCATGCGCCCGGAGCAGATTCGCCTTGTAACCCTCGCAGGCATTCAGATCGTCCTCGCCTACGAGTGGCTTGTCGGTGGTATAGGAAAACTGAAAGAGGGAGCGTTTGTCGCGGGGATGCCGGAGACTCTTCAGCGTTTCGCCATCAATAATCCATCCACGTGGTATAGGAACTTTTTGGAAGGATGGGCCGTAGAGAACGCGACCCTTCTGGGGAACCTTGTTGTGTGGGGAGAGATTCTTGCAGGCACCGGGCTCGTCGTCTCTGCCGTCGTCTACATTTATGCGAAACGCGCATCGTGGAAAACCGCCGCTATCGTCCTCGCCGTCGTTTCGCTTCTGGTCGGTGCTTGCATGAACAAGAACTTCTACTTTGCCGCCGGATGGCTCAGTCCGAGCACGCACGGCCTCAACGTCATTATGTTTTGGGTGGAACTCTTGCTCGCCTACAACTGGATTATGGAATGGCGTAGCGCGCGCCAAAAGTCCTAG